Proteins from one Ranitomeya variabilis isolate aRanVar5 chromosome 1, aRanVar5.hap1, whole genome shotgun sequence genomic window:
- the CLDN23 gene encoding claudin-23, whose protein sequence is MRTPTVMIIGMVLAPCGLVFNLTSTVAPAWRTLTSLTNRPTDVVQNQGIWDICEVTTTNQDLQCGITNTQYFSQQVVQVARGLMITSLAVNALGIALASWGVRCWEEKPNFLISAFGGTVIFISGILSLIPIAWYNYLIYSMPSSVDQLYTYVGYALVLGYLGSCLEIIGGFSLMLCFVPPCKKCMRNRGKPTSSMYYNNKQTPYQEKPVSHVYSIQDIDYPSSKIGYSVGNDNYQHSKRGTSVASSPRSYTNPMDVTAGEHPTRYGRPSSQLSSLPCDSDLL, encoded by the coding sequence ATGAGGACCCCCACAGTGATGATCATTGGCATGGTGCTGGCCCCCTGTGGACTGGTTTTCAATCTCACTTCTACTGTGGCACCAGCCTGGCGGACACTCACTTCTTTAACCAACCGACCCACGGACGTGGTACAGAATCAGGGGATTTGGGATATATGCGAGGTGACGACCACTAATCAGGACTTGCAATGTGGCATTACCAATACTCAATACTTCAGCCAACAGGTGGTGCAGGTTGCTCGGGGATTAATGATCACATCTCTGGCTGTCAATGCCCTGGGCATCGCTTTGGCCTCCTGGGGTGTACGCTGCTGGGAAGAGAAACCCAACTTCTTAATATCAGCCTTTGGTGGAACTGTGATCTTCATCTCAGGAATTCTCAGCCTGATACCCATTGCTTGGTACAACTACCTGATATACAGCATGCCATCTTCAGTGGATCAACTATACACTTATGTAGGGTATGCCCTGGTTCTGGGCTACCTGGGCAGCTGCCTAGAGATCATAGGTGGGTTCTCGCTTATGCTCTGCTTTGTGCCACCCTGTAAGAAATGCATGAGAAACCGAGGTAAACCTACTTCTTCTATGTACTACAACAATAAACAAACGCCCTACCAGGAAAAACCTGTCAGCCATGTCTACAGCATCCAGGACATTGACTATCCTTCCAGTAAGATTGGATACAGTGTAGGCAATGACAACTACCAGCACAGTAAGAGAGGTACCTCTGTGGCTTCCAGTCCCAGATCCTACACCAACCCCATGGATGTGACAGCTGGAGAGCACCCAACACGTTATGGTAGACCTAGCAGCCAACTGAGCTCTCTACCTTGTGACTCTGATCTACTGTAA